A single region of the Neisseria zoodegmatis genome encodes:
- the recO gene encoding DNA repair protein RecO has protein sequence MSVQTHRINHEPAFLLTAKPWRESSLWLEVFSRRYGRVALLARSARKRQSELRGVLVPFVPMSASWYGSQELKTLHRAEWLGGWRQPQGRALFSGLYVNELVYKLTAREDPHPALYDALHTVMQTIANEANHVAALRRFEWTLLTELGFAPDLHQDEHGEAVIAERRYWLRPEHAPLPLEQANGLPPAEAEGIAVDGSSLIQLRNGEFENGENMQQALRLTRMLLDFRLPEGIKSRQVLQQMQQFQTA, from the coding sequence ATGTCTGTCCAAACCCACCGCATCAATCACGAACCTGCTTTTCTGCTCACCGCCAAGCCGTGGCGCGAGAGCAGTTTGTGGCTGGAAGTGTTCAGCCGCCGCTACGGGCGCGTGGCTTTGCTGGCACGCAGCGCGCGCAAACGGCAGAGCGAATTGCGCGGCGTGCTGGTGCCGTTTGTGCCGATGAGTGCCTCGTGGTATGGTTCGCAGGAATTGAAAACCCTGCACCGTGCCGAATGGCTGGGCGGTTGGCGGCAGCCGCAGGGCAGGGCGCTGTTTAGCGGTTTGTATGTGAACGAGTTGGTGTATAAACTCACCGCCCGCGAAGATCCGCATCCTGCCCTTTACGATGCGCTGCATACCGTGATGCAGACGATTGCCAACGAAGCCAACCATGTTGCCGCCTTGCGCCGTTTTGAGTGGACGTTGTTGACCGAACTCGGCTTTGCCCCTGATTTGCACCAAGACGAACACGGCGAGGCGGTTATTGCGGAACGCCGCTACTGGCTGCGCCCCGAGCACGCACCGCTGCCGCTCGAGCAGGCAAACGGTTTGCCGCCGGCTGAAGCGGAAGGGATTGCGGTGGACGGCAGCAGCCTGATCCAGCTTCGTAACGGCGAGTTTGAAAACGGCGAAAACATGCAGCAGGCACTACGGCTTACCCGTATGTTGTTGGACTTCCGCCTGCCGGAGGGCATCAAATCGCGGCAGGTATTGCAGCAGATGCAGCAGTTTCAGACGGCCTGA
- the hpnC gene encoding squalene synthase HpnC, whose translation MSVNHYENFPVGSLVLPCRLRKPVHAVYAFARTADDIADEGDVPNEKRLQELDNLRQELDKISRGETPQTDLMRRLQREALQPFAIPLQPFYDLLSAFSQDVVKKRYRHFGELVDYARRSANPVGRIMLHLYGETDPRSIAESDGICTALQLINFWQDVAIDWQKGRVYIPQEDLEKFGVTEAQIAARKADFAFQRLMAYQCGRAHQMLKAGSPLAKTLKGRIGFELRMIILGGQQILNKLDAERYDVFNRRPKLQAADWWKIVKRAVLKK comes from the coding sequence ATGTCGGTTAACCATTATGAAAACTTCCCCGTCGGGTCTTTGGTATTGCCCTGTCGTTTGAGAAAGCCGGTTCATGCCGTGTATGCGTTTGCGCGCACGGCAGACGATATTGCCGATGAGGGCGATGTGCCCAACGAAAAGCGTTTGCAGGAATTGGATAATCTGCGGCAGGAATTGGACAAAATTTCGCGTGGCGAGACGCCGCAAACCGATCTGATGCGCCGCTTGCAGCGTGAAGCTTTGCAGCCGTTTGCCATCCCTTTGCAGCCTTTTTACGATTTGCTGTCGGCCTTTAGTCAGGACGTAGTGAAAAAGCGTTACCGGCATTTCGGCGAGTTGGTGGACTACGCGCGCCGTTCTGCCAATCCGGTGGGGCGCATCATGCTGCATCTTTACGGAGAAACCGACCCGCGCAGCATCGCCGAGAGTGACGGCATTTGTACGGCCTTGCAGTTGATTAACTTCTGGCAGGACGTGGCAATCGATTGGCAAAAAGGCCGCGTTTACATTCCGCAGGAAGATTTGGAAAAGTTTGGCGTAACCGAAGCGCAAATCGCTGCACGCAAAGCCGATTTCGCCTTTCAGCGCTTGATGGCTTACCAATGCGGGAGGGCGCATCAGATGCTGAAAGCCGGTTCTCCGTTAGCAAAAACTTTGAAGGGGCGCATCGGTTTTGAGTTGCGTATGATCATTCTCGGCGGCCAGCAGATTTTGAACAAGCTGGATGCCGAGCGTTACGATGTGTTCAACCGCCGCCCCAAACTGCAAGCGGCCGACTGGTGGAAAATTGTGAAACGAGCGGTGTTGAAAAAGTGA
- a CDS encoding Slam-dependent surface lipoprotein, giving the protein MSIKNFSLIGLSSCLLAACGSGGAGTTTTPDGTKINLELSPKGAVEAQTTDGKLQGWNQDSSFYGAWVNNSGQFQEMRYQGTLTPEKNVPNSGTATYYGNAVRNDSISGDVLLDAKSRIHVDFGRKTVSGNIEMPGLRRDITLHEGRLNGAQYSGNASVIGNSGGRYEGGLFGKDYKETAGVVKFNNNPDLDTAFGGKRY; this is encoded by the coding sequence ATGAGTATCAAGAATTTTTCATTAATCGGCTTATCTTCCTGCCTGCTGGCAGCCTGCGGCAGCGGCGGTGCGGGCACAACCACCACGCCCGACGGCACCAAAATCAACCTTGAGTTAAGTCCGAAGGGAGCGGTCGAAGCGCAAACAACCGACGGTAAATTACAAGGCTGGAATCAAGATTCATCGTTTTACGGAGCATGGGTAAACAACAGCGGCCAGTTTCAGGAAATGCGCTATCAAGGCACTCTGACACCTGAAAAAAATGTACCTAATTCCGGTACGGCAACCTATTACGGAAATGCCGTACGCAACGACAGTATTAGCGGCGACGTCCTCCTTGACGCAAAAAGCCGCATTCATGTTGATTTCGGGCGGAAAACCGTTAGCGGAAACATCGAAATGCCGGGTTTGCGCCGTGATATTACCCTACATGAAGGCCGTCTGAACGGAGCGCAATACTCAGGCAATGCAAGTGTGATCGGCAATAGCGGCGGACGCTACGAAGGCGGTTTGTTCGGCAAAGATTATAAAGAAACTGCCGGCGTGGTGAAATTCAACAATAATCCCGACTTAGACACAGCCTTTGGCGGCAAACGTTATTAA
- a CDS encoding DUF3683 domain-containing protein yields the protein MTTATQQRIREIPYNYTSYSDREIVVRLLGSEAWNVLQDLRGQRRTGRSARMLFEVLGDIWVVTRNPYLVDDLLDHPNRLAALVREMRHRLNEIQKRRDNNEQVSELLQAAEAAVQRFDESFESTRRKREQILARLSKITKKHNIMFDGLARVVHVTDATDWRVEYPFVVINPDTEDEIAPLVKALIELDLTIIPRGGGTGYTGGAVPLDAMSAVINTEKLDKHNGVEYVELPGLEGKHPIIHCGAGVVTRRVEETATTNKLVFAVDPTSADASCVGGNVAMNAGGKKAVLWGTALDNLAYWKMVNPQGEWLKIERVRHNFGKIHDEETAVFDVHTLDSDGRLVVKTERLEIPGRQFRKVGLGKDVTDKFLSGLPGVQKEGTDGIITSVAFVLHTMPKHIRTICLEFFGTVANATPSIVEIRDYLLGHEQVQLAGLEHLDWRYVRAVGYATKAAGKGRPKMVLIADIVSDDEAAVADAAEHIVKLAQARDGEGFIAVTPEARKTFWLDRSRTAAIAKHTNAFKINEDVVIPLERLGEYSDGIERINIELSIKNKLALCEALIQYLQGNLPVDKMGTDLPSNELLGERAKHALAHVQSVKERWEWLLANLDAPLAEYKQRYGHAVHAAPEAKDEESSFIAFRDFRLRVSIKADVMKPLSEIFSGKADTKIMEGLAKIHSRVVRGRVFVALHMHAGDGNVHTNIPVNSDDYEMLQTAHKAVERIMNIARSLNGVISGEHGIGITKLEFLTDEEMQPFWDYKAKVDPQGRFNRHKLMKGSDLRNAYTPSFELLGVESLIMEQSDLGTIAESVKDCLRCGKCKPVCSTHVPRANLLYSPRNKILGVGLLTEAFLYEEQTRRGVSLRHFDELNDVGDHCTVCHRCVKPCPVNIDFGDVTVAIRNYLRKAGKRKFNPAVAAGMAFLNAKDPRTIQVLRKGVVEAGFKFQNMAYNWGKKAHIGAGRLKKAPKATTGGSPIKEQVVHFINRPLPRHVPIKTARAWLNIEDNKTVPIIRNPQLSEDSEAVFYFPGCGSERLFSQVGLATQAMLWHAGVQTVLPPGYLCCGYPQDAGGNKDKAEQMTTENRVLFHRLANTLNYLDIKTVIVSCGTCYDQLEKYRFEDIFPGCRIIDIHEFLLEKGIKLDGITGQQYLYHDPCHSPIKTMNATKMTSELMGKEVVLSDRCCGESGMFAVKRPDIATQVKFRKQEEIEKNLKQLPQGEPVKMLTSCPACLQGLSRYTDDNAMPADYIVVEMAKHILGDNWQNEFVEKANNGGIEKVLL from the coding sequence ATGACCACAGCCACACAGCAACGCATACGCGAAATCCCCTACAACTACACATCTTATTCCGACCGCGAAATCGTCGTCCGCCTGCTGGGTTCGGAAGCGTGGAACGTATTACAGGACTTGCGCGGCCAACGCAGAACCGGCCGTTCGGCACGGATGCTTTTTGAAGTATTGGGCGATATTTGGGTCGTTACCCGCAACCCCTATCTGGTGGACGACCTGCTCGACCACCCCAACCGCCTTGCCGCACTGGTGCGGGAGATGCGCCACCGTTTGAACGAAATCCAAAAACGCCGCGACAACAACGAACAGGTATCCGAACTGTTGCAGGCGGCAGAAGCGGCGGTTCAGCGTTTCGACGAAAGCTTTGAAAGCACCCGCAGAAAGCGTGAACAGATTCTGGCGCGCTTGTCCAAAATCACCAAAAAACACAACATCATGTTCGACGGCCTCGCCCGCGTGGTACACGTTACCGATGCGACCGACTGGCGCGTGGAATATCCGTTTGTGGTCATCAACCCCGACACCGAAGACGAAATCGCGCCTTTGGTGAAAGCCTTAATCGAACTCGATTTAACCATCATTCCGCGCGGCGGCGGCACAGGCTATACCGGCGGCGCGGTACCGCTCGATGCCATGAGCGCGGTCATCAACACCGAAAAACTCGACAAACACAACGGCGTGGAATATGTGGAACTGCCCGGCTTGGAAGGCAAACACCCGATTATCCATTGCGGCGCGGGCGTGGTAACGCGGCGGGTGGAAGAAACCGCCACGACCAACAAGCTCGTGTTTGCGGTTGACCCTACTTCCGCCGATGCTTCCTGCGTGGGTGGCAACGTGGCCATGAACGCGGGCGGCAAAAAAGCCGTGTTATGGGGTACCGCGCTCGATAACCTTGCCTACTGGAAAATGGTCAACCCGCAAGGCGAATGGCTGAAAATCGAGCGTGTGCGCCACAACTTCGGCAAAATCCACGACGAAGAAACCGCCGTTTTCGATGTGCATACTTTGGATTCAGACGGCCGCCTTGTCGTTAAAACCGAACGGCTGGAAATCCCCGGCCGCCAATTCCGCAAAGTCGGCCTCGGCAAAGACGTTACCGACAAATTCCTCAGCGGCCTGCCCGGCGTGCAGAAAGAAGGCACCGACGGCATCATCACCAGTGTGGCCTTTGTGCTGCACACCATGCCGAAACACATCCGCACCATTTGTTTGGAATTTTTCGGCACAGTCGCCAACGCCACTCCGTCTATCGTAGAAATCCGCGATTATCTGCTCGGCCACGAACAGGTACAGCTGGCGGGCTTGGAACATCTCGACTGGCGTTATGTGCGCGCGGTCGGCTATGCCACCAAAGCGGCGGGCAAAGGCCGCCCGAAAATGGTGCTGATTGCCGACATCGTGAGCGATGACGAGGCCGCCGTCGCCGATGCCGCCGAGCATATCGTCAAACTGGCGCAAGCCCGCGACGGCGAAGGCTTTATCGCCGTTACCCCCGAAGCGCGCAAAACCTTCTGGCTCGACCGCAGCCGCACCGCCGCCATCGCCAAACACACCAATGCCTTTAAAATCAATGAAGACGTGGTGATTCCGCTCGAACGCTTGGGCGAGTATTCAGACGGCATCGAGCGTATCAATATCGAGTTGTCGATCAAAAACAAACTGGCCTTGTGCGAAGCCTTAATCCAATATCTGCAAGGCAACCTGCCCGTCGATAAAATGGGCACCGACCTGCCCAGCAACGAATTGCTGGGCGAACGCGCCAAACACGCATTGGCACACGTTCAATCGGTTAAAGAGCGCTGGGAATGGCTGCTCGCCAATCTCGACGCACCGTTGGCCGAATACAAACAGCGTTACGGCCATGCCGTTCACGCCGCTCCCGAAGCGAAAGACGAAGAAAGCAGTTTTATCGCTTTCCGCGATTTCCGCCTGCGCGTGTCGATTAAAGCCGACGTCATGAAACCCCTGTCTGAAATCTTCAGCGGTAAGGCCGACACCAAAATCATGGAAGGCTTGGCTAAGATTCACAGCCGCGTGGTGCGCGGGCGTGTGTTCGTTGCCCTGCACATGCACGCGGGCGACGGCAACGTCCACACCAATATCCCTGTCAATTCAGATGATTACGAGATGCTGCAAACCGCCCACAAAGCGGTGGAACGCATCATGAACATCGCCCGCAGCTTAAACGGTGTGATTTCCGGCGAACACGGCATCGGCATTACCAAACTCGAATTTTTAACCGACGAAGAAATGCAGCCCTTCTGGGACTACAAAGCCAAAGTCGATCCTCAAGGCCGCTTCAACCGCCACAAACTGATGAAAGGCTCGGATTTACGCAACGCCTACACGCCCTCGTTCGAGCTGCTCGGCGTGGAATCGCTGATTATGGAGCAGTCCGACCTCGGCACCATCGCCGAATCGGTAAAAGACTGCCTGCGCTGCGGCAAATGCAAACCCGTGTGCAGCACCCATGTGCCGCGTGCCAACCTGCTGTACAGCCCGCGCAACAAAATTCTCGGTGTCGGCTTGCTAACCGAAGCGTTTTTATACGAAGAACAAACCCGCCGCGGCGTATCGCTGCGCCATTTCGACGAACTGAACGATGTCGGCGACCACTGCACCGTATGCCACCGCTGCGTGAAGCCCTGCCCCGTCAACATCGACTTCGGCGACGTAACCGTGGCCATCCGCAACTATCTGCGCAAAGCCGGCAAACGCAAGTTCAACCCCGCCGTGGCCGCCGGCATGGCTTTTCTCAACGCCAAAGACCCGCGCACCATCCAAGTATTGCGCAAAGGCGTGGTGGAAGCCGGTTTCAAATTTCAGAATATGGCCTACAACTGGGGCAAAAAAGCCCACATCGGTGCAGGCCGTCTGAAAAAAGCCCCAAAAGCCACCACGGGCGGCTCGCCGATTAAAGAGCAAGTGGTGCATTTCATCAACCGCCCGCTGCCGCGCCATGTGCCGATAAAAACCGCCCGCGCTTGGTTGAACATCGAAGACAACAAAACCGTGCCGATTATCCGTAACCCGCAGCTTTCCGAAGACAGCGAAGCCGTGTTCTACTTCCCCGGTTGCGGTTCCGAGCGCCTGTTCAGCCAAGTCGGACTGGCCACGCAAGCGATGCTCTGGCATGCCGGCGTACAAACCGTGCTGCCGCCGGGTTACCTCTGCTGCGGCTATCCGCAAGACGCAGGCGGCAACAAAGACAAAGCCGAACAGATGACCACCGAAAACCGCGTGCTCTTCCACCGTTTGGCCAACACCTTAAACTACCTCGACATCAAAACCGTGATCGTGAGCTGCGGCACTTGTTACGACCAGCTGGAAAAATACCGCTTCGAAGACATTTTCCCCGGTTGTCGCATCATTGATATTCATGAGTTTTTATTGGAAAAAGGCATCAAGCTCGACGGCATCACGGGTCAGCAGTATCTCTACCACGACCCCTGCCACAGCCCCATCAAAACCATGAATGCTACCAAAATGACCAGCGAACTGATGGGCAAAGAAGTGGTGTTGAGCGACCGCTGCTGCGGCGAATCGGGCATGTTTGCCGTCAAACGCCCCGACATCGCCACACAAGTAAAATTCCGCAAGCAGGAAGAAATCGAGAAAAACCTCAAGCAGCTGCCGCAGGGCGAGCCGGTCAAAATGCTCACCTCCTGCCCCGCCTGCCTGCAAGGTTTGAGCCGCTACACCGACGACAACGCCATGCCCGCCGACTACATCGTGGTGGAAATGGCAAAACACATCCTCGGCGACAACTGGCAAAACGAATTTGTTGAAAAAGCCAATAACGGCGGTATTGAAAAAGTGTTGCTGTAA
- a CDS encoding ACT domain-containing protein, whose translation MINSVITVIGKDRVGIVYDVSKLLAENQINILNISQQLMDDFFTMIILVDTARCPKTRQEMLDLFAEESKKLALDIRMQNEEIFNAMHRI comes from the coding sequence ATGATCAATTCAGTGATTACCGTGATCGGCAAAGACCGTGTCGGCATCGTGTACGACGTGTCTAAACTGCTTGCCGAAAACCAAATCAACATCCTCAACATCAGCCAACAACTGATGGACGATTTTTTCACCATGATTATTTTGGTTGACACGGCAAGATGCCCGAAAACCCGTCAGGAAATGCTGGATCTGTTTGCAGAAGAGAGCAAAAAACTCGCGCTCGACATCCGTATGCAAAACGAAGAAATTTTCAACGCCATGCACCGCATTTAA
- the acpS gene encoding holo-ACP synthase yields MIYGIGTDIVALSRIEKLHKKYGQAFAERLLSRIELLEYPQAGRPVNFLAKRFAAKEAFAKAVGTGIRSPVSLRNIGIGHDALGKPEFHCEPELQKWLKEKGIKRVHLSMSDEEDKVLAFAVAEK; encoded by the coding sequence ATGATTTACGGAATCGGTACCGACATCGTTGCCCTGAGCCGCATCGAAAAGCTGCATAAAAAATACGGACAAGCCTTTGCCGAACGCCTGCTCAGCCGTATCGAACTGCTCGAATATCCGCAAGCCGGCCGCCCCGTGAATTTCTTGGCCAAACGCTTTGCCGCCAAAGAAGCCTTTGCCAAAGCCGTCGGCACCGGTATCCGTTCGCCCGTCAGCCTGCGCAACATCGGCATCGGCCATGACGCATTGGGCAAACCCGAGTTTCATTGCGAACCAGAACTGCAAAAATGGCTGAAAGAAAAAGGCATCAAGCGCGTGCATCTGAGCATGAGCGACGAAGAAGACAAGGTGCTGGCTTTTGCGGTAGCAGAGAAATAA
- a CDS encoding PFL family protein — MTTSIQSSEILETVRMVADQNFDVRTITIGIDLHDCISADINILNQNIYNKITRIGKDLVKTAQYLSAKYGVPIVNQRISVTPIAQIAAATHADSYVSIAQTLDKAAKDIGVSFIGGFSALVQKGMSPSDEVLIRSIPEAMKTTDIVCSSVNIGSTRAGINMDAVKLAGEIIKETAEITPEGFGCAKIVVFCNAVEDNPFMAGAFHGAGEADAIINVGVSGPGVVKAALENTYTHTLTEVAEVVKKTAFKITRVGELIGHEASKMLGIPFGILDLSLAPTPAVGDSVARILEEMGLSVCGTHGTTAALALLNDAVKKGGMMASSAVGGLSGAFIPVSEDEGMIAAAESGVLTLDKLEAMTAVCSVGLDMVAVPGTTSAATISGIIADEAAIGMINSKTTAVRIIPVPGKDVGDSVEFGGLLGYAPIMPVKEGSCEVFVNRGGRIPAPVQSMKN; from the coding sequence ATGACAACCAGCATTCAATCCAGCGAAATATTAGAAACCGTGCGCATGGTGGCCGACCAGAATTTCGACGTGCGCACCATCACCATCGGCATCGACCTGCACGACTGCATCAGTGCCGACATCAACATCCTCAACCAAAACATCTACAACAAAATCACCCGCATCGGCAAAGATTTGGTGAAGACCGCGCAATACCTTTCCGCCAAATACGGCGTGCCGATTGTAAACCAGCGCATTTCCGTCACCCCGATTGCCCAAATCGCTGCGGCTACCCACGCCGATTCGTATGTGAGCATCGCCCAAACGCTGGATAAAGCAGCCAAAGACATCGGCGTGTCGTTTATCGGCGGTTTTTCCGCATTGGTGCAAAAAGGCATGTCGCCGTCGGACGAAGTGCTGATCCGCTCCATTCCCGAAGCCATGAAAACCACCGATATCGTGTGCAGTTCCGTCAATATCGGCAGCACGCGCGCCGGCATCAACATGGACGCGGTAAAACTGGCGGGCGAAATCATTAAAGAAACCGCCGAAATCACGCCCGAAGGCTTCGGCTGCGCCAAAATCGTTGTTTTCTGCAACGCCGTCGAAGACAACCCCTTTATGGCCGGCGCGTTTCATGGCGCAGGCGAAGCCGATGCGATTATCAACGTCGGTGTATCAGGCCCCGGCGTGGTTAAAGCTGCTTTGGAAAACACTTACACGCACACGTTGACCGAGGTGGCCGAAGTGGTGAAAAAAACCGCTTTTAAGATCACCCGCGTCGGCGAATTGATCGGACACGAAGCCAGCAAAATGCTCGGCATTCCGTTCGGCATTCTCGATTTGTCGCTGGCTCCCACGCCTGCCGTCGGCGATTCGGTAGCCCGCATCCTCGAAGAAATGGGCTTGAGCGTGTGCGGCACCCACGGCACCACCGCCGCCTTAGCCTTGCTGAACGATGCCGTAAAAAAAGGCGGCATGATGGCCTCAAGCGCAGTCGGCGGCTTGAGCGGCGCGTTCATCCCCGTTTCCGAAGACGAAGGCATGATTGCCGCCGCCGAATCGGGCGTGTTGACTTTGGACAAACTCGAAGCCATGACCGCCGTCTGCTCCGTAGGCTTGGATATGGTAGCCGTGCCGGGCACGACTTCCGCCGCCACTATTTCCGGCATCATCGCCGACGAAGCCGCCATCGGCATGATCAACAGCAAAACCACCGCCGTGCGCATTATCCCCGTGCCGGGCAAAGACGTGGGCGACAGCGTAGAATTCGGCGGCCTACTCGGATACGCACCGATCATGCCCGTGAAAGAAGGCTCGTGCGAAGTGTTTGTGAACCGCGGCGGACGCATTCCTGCGCCTGTGCAGTCGATGAAGAATTGA
- a CDS encoding HigA family addiction module antitoxin, translated as MLMHTPPHPAEVIREDILPELGLSVTEAAKQLGVSRVTLSRLLNGKAGISADMAIRLHKWLGDDSPSPESWLHQQADYDLWQAMQKNIPEVTPAYTASPA; from the coding sequence ATGTTGATGCACACCCCCCCCCATCCTGCGGAGGTTATCCGTGAAGACATCCTGCCCGAATTGGGCTTGAGCGTAACCGAAGCCGCCAAGCAGCTGGGCGTTTCCCGCGTTACCTTATCGCGCCTGCTAAACGGCAAGGCGGGCATCAGCGCAGATATGGCCATTCGCCTGCATAAATGGCTGGGAGACGACAGTCCCAGCCCTGAAAGCTGGCTGCACCAACAGGCCGACTATGACTTATGGCAGGCTATGCAGAAAAACATACCCGAGGTTACTCCCGCTTATACGGCTTCACCTGCTTGA
- a CDS encoding DUF2846 domain-containing protein, whose product MTIGKILSFSTLSILLAACGATGKSFSSLEAPAEGQSKLYVYRSPSLKGSAIHYDVYAGEHKIGNIRNGGYLSKELAPGEYEIWAKTEARRSVTIPLRANEIQCVKASVGFGAFVGRPKLESVSLDQCKAEIAATKESLDI is encoded by the coding sequence ATGACAATCGGAAAGATACTTTCTTTCAGCACCCTGTCTATTCTTTTGGCTGCCTGCGGTGCAACCGGTAAATCTTTTTCTTCTCTCGAAGCACCTGCCGAAGGCCAAAGCAAATTATATGTATACCGCTCGCCTTCTTTGAAAGGTAGCGCCATTCATTACGATGTTTATGCAGGAGAACACAAAATCGGCAATATCCGCAACGGCGGCTATCTCAGCAAAGAATTAGCCCCCGGCGAATACGAGATTTGGGCGAAAACCGAAGCCCGCCGCAGCGTAACCATTCCATTGCGCGCCAATGAAATCCAATGCGTTAAAGCAAGTGTAGGCTTCGGCGCATTTGTAGGCCGTCCAAAACTTGAAAGCGTATCGTTGGATCAATGCAAAGCCGAAATAGCGGCAACTAAAGAAAGTTTGGATATATAA
- the pdxJ gene encoding pyridoxine 5'-phosphate synthase, whose translation MLLGVNIDHVATLRNARGTIYPSPLEAALIAETHGADLITLHLREDRRHIKDADVFAIKQAIRTRMNLEMALTEEMLENALQVMPEDVCIVPEKREEVTTEGGLDVLAQQDKIAEFAKTLTDAGIRVSLFIDADEAQIQAARDVGAPVIELHTGAYADAETPQERQAQLLRIEEGANFGSDLGLVVNAGHGLTIHNVSPIAKILAIHELNIGHSLMAQAIFIGLPEAIRQMKEVMFRARSLPY comes from the coding sequence ATGTTGTTAGGCGTAAACATCGACCATGTTGCCACCCTGCGCAATGCACGCGGCACCATTTATCCCAGCCCGCTTGAAGCCGCGCTGATTGCCGAAACCCACGGCGCAGACCTGATTACCCTGCATTTGCGCGAAGACCGCCGCCATATCAAAGATGCCGACGTGTTCGCCATCAAACAGGCCATCCGCACACGCATGAATCTGGAAATGGCCTTAACGGAAGAAATGCTGGAAAACGCTTTGCAGGTGATGCCCGAAGACGTGTGTATCGTGCCTGAAAAGCGCGAAGAGGTAACTACCGAAGGCGGCTTGGACGTGCTGGCGCAGCAAGACAAAATCGCCGAGTTCGCCAAAACCCTCACCGATGCCGGCATCCGCGTTTCCCTGTTTATCGATGCCGATGAAGCCCAGATTCAGGCGGCACGCGATGTCGGCGCGCCGGTAATCGAACTGCACACCGGCGCGTATGCCGATGCCGAAACGCCGCAAGAGCGTCAGGCGCAATTGCTGCGGATTGAAGAAGGCGCGAATTTCGGCAGCGATTTGGGGTTGGTGGTAAACGCAGGCCACGGCCTGACTATCCACAACGTCAGCCCGATTGCCAAAATTCTGGCCATTCACGAACTGAACATCGGCCATTCGCTGATGGCTCAGGCAATTTTTATCGGCCTGCCCGAAGCCATCCGCCAGATGAAGGAAGTGATGTTCAGAGCACGCTCGCTGCCTTATTGA
- a CDS encoding type II toxin-antitoxin system RelE/ParE family toxin, with protein MIISFQHKGLERFYKTGSKSGIQAAHAAKLARILARLNAASVPSDMNIPGWNLHPLSGDLKNHWSVKVNGNWRVTFKLENGHAEIVDYQDYH; from the coding sequence ATGATTATTTCCTTTCAACACAAAGGGCTGGAACGGTTTTACAAAACAGGCAGCAAGTCGGGCATACAAGCTGCTCATGCCGCCAAACTTGCCCGCATCCTCGCCCGATTGAATGCGGCAAGCGTGCCGTCTGATATGAATATTCCCGGCTGGAATCTGCACCCGCTTTCCGGCGATTTGAAAAATCATTGGAGTGTGAAAGTAAACGGAAATTGGCGCGTTACTTTCAAGCTGGAAAACGGCCATGCCGAAATCGTGGATTATCAGGATTACCATTAG